CGGCTTGTGTAGGTGGTCAGTTGAGGGTGGTGGCAAGTGGTGTTCGGAAGGTGCAGGGAAAAGGCGGGGGTGGGTGACTGGGTGTGGCGTTTTGGGGGTAGGGTGGGGATGGCGTTTGAGGCTGGTGTATGGTGGTTGCGGTGGTGGTTGAGACGGTGGTGGATGGTGGTCTTATGGTGGTAGAAAGAGTGATAAAGGGAGAGAGTTACAGAGAGAGAAGAGTGGTACAataatattttgttttatttttattaattaatatgaAAGAAATTAACATGAcctattaaatattttttttttatttttacaaaatagtCCTCGTAGTATATAAGTTATTTACACAATAACCCCTCAAACGGTGAAAAAGGCACATGACCATACTTAACCAAAAgttctaactgggttagggctaaaggacataacgtgcagaattttgaaatattaagtacaaaacttgtcaactttcGTGCCAAAGGACATTGCCTGAAAAAAGGTGTtaacataaaagacaaaacttgtaatttactctatttactctatattatatttatattttttatttgaaagaaaaaaataaagttaaaaataaaaataaatgggtaaattgccaaaatcgtgcCTGAGTTAACGATACATTTTAACCGAGTTAGTGATTGGGATAgaaatggcaacaaaaatgaaacATCAGGGGTCAAGTAacaaaaaaatcttattttggatGTAACAGGCAAAAGGGTCCAAACCTaagggacgattttggcattttactcttaaaatAATACATTTAAATGTGATACTTGAGTTACTTGGATTTTATTGTGAAATATATGCATATCATTTACCTGATTCTGAATTCAGCTTAATATATGTTTTTCAGCGTAATTGTGAAGCCCTGATGATGCTTCAGAAAAAAGGTCTGCACAAGCACAACCCGTCAATTGCCGTTGTAGCAACGCTTTTTGGGGACAAAGATGATATTAAATGGCTGGAAAATAACTCGTTCACCGACTGGGGTGAATCACAACTTTCGGAAACCAAATCGATACAAAACTTTGATTCATCTCAAAAACAGGCAATTTCATTAGGTTTGAACAAAAAACGACCCGTTTTGGTCGTACAAGGTCCACCTGGAACCGGAAAAACTGGTATTTTGAAGGAAATAATAACCCGAGCTGTTGAACAAGGTGAACGCGTGCTAGTGACCGCCCCCACAAACGCTGCTGTGGATAACATGGTTGAAAAACTGTCAAATGTCGGGATTAACATCGTAAGATTCGGGAATCCCGCACGTATTTCTCCGGTTGTTGTTTCGAAATCGTTAGTTGAGATCGTAAACATTAAACTCGCGAGTTTTAGGTCAGAACTCGAGAGAAAAAGGTCAGATCTCAGGAAGGATCTGAGACAATGTTTGAAAGATGATTCACTGGCGGCTGGAATTAGACAACTTTTGAAACAAACGGGAAAGCAattaaagaaaaaagaaaaagaaacggTTAAGGAAGTGTTAGGTAGTGCTCAAGTCGTGCTTACGACTAACACGGGTGCAGCAGATCCGATTATCAGGCGTTTAAACGCTTTTGATCTTGTGGTTATTGATGAAGCGGGTCAAGCAATCGAACCGGCTTGCTGGATTCCGATATTGCTGGGAAGAAGGTGTATTCTTGCTGGTGATCAGTGCCAGCTGGCACCCGTGATTCTTTCTAGGAAAGCTTTAGAAGGTGGTCTCGGGATATCTTTATTGGAAAAAGCCATAAGTTTACACGATGGAATTCTCGCTACTAAATTAACAACACAATATCGAATGAATGATGCAATTTCTAGCTGGGCTTCGAAGGAGATGTATGGTGGATTACTGAAATCTTCAGAGAAGGTTTCCTCTCATCTTCTTGTTGATTCCCCCTTTGTACAGGTATTGATGTGCCAAATATGTTTTAAAACGAATAAACGATTATATTTTAATAACAATCTGATAGTTTCAATAAAATGATTTAGTCAAGGTTATTATTGAATATTGTTTGTGCCTTACCGCAGCCCACATGGATAACACAATGCCCATTGCTATTACTTGATACAAGGAAACCATACGGTAGTTTATCACCTGGTTGTGAGGAGCAATTAGATCTAGCTGGCACAGGCTCGTTTTACAACGAAGGGGAAGCGGATATTGTTGTTCAACATGTTCTCTCATTGATATATTCAGgtacatatttttggttttattttgaattttgaatatttttttTGTCTAATTAACTATCTTGAAGCTTTTTCTTTGCAATAAAAATAGAATTTTTAGTTCTGTGAAGatgtttggccagttttgcgactttcgtccaaaggtttgtttctccgcatctagatccaaaaggtttgaaatcttgccattttcatcggGCTTCTTAACTTCATTTATTTTTCTTCGTTaattcaggggtatttccgtcctTTTTGTTAACTTTAAAGGCAATTCGGTCCTTTTTACTTTATGTACAAcagtacaagcatttagcatattgtacaagtattcaaaatacccttactaaataaaaaacaaaaataatatacgtaaaaagacgaaaatacccctgacttaacggagaaaaatggatggagttaacgagctggacgaaaatggcaagatttcaaaccttttggatcccgatgcggaaaaacaaacctttgaacgaaagttgaaaaactggccaaacctcagggacgaaattggcattttactcttttgtGAATAATGGACAAATGTGTGCGAAGCAGGTGCAGGGTAGTTTTCAGGTGGAGCAGAGTAGTCAAGAATAATAAACTTATATGAAGTTTTATTTTCAATACGGTTTTTGACATTATTATAGTTCTCGGTTTCTTTTCATGAAACTCTGGTAAATATGTGCGGATTTTGAATGTGAAAAGTATACCGGTGGACGTTTATAAGTTAACTTATTTAATGTGGGATGAATATTATATGCAGGCGTGAGCCCAGCAGCAATTGCAGTGCAATCTCCGTATGTTGCTCAAGTGCAGTTACTAAGGGATAGTCTAGATGAAATTCCATTGGCTAGGGGAGTTGAAATCGCAACTATTGATAGCTTTCAAGGCAGGGAAGCTGATGCAGTCATCATATCTATGGTAAAAAAATTAATTGAACCAAAGTTATTTACTTTGTTCTTTAAGATAAAGGTGGTAAGATAAGCACTTTAGGCTGGTAttctttaaacgggtcaaaacaggtcAGGCTGGGTTAAACACTTTCGTTTTCAAATTTCATAAGTGTTTTGTGTTGAATATTGTTAAAAATGTTCTATTCTTTTAAAAGTTAAGTTGTACTTTTGTAAAATGATTTATGGTATGTCtccaaaaaaaattaattaagtCAGGTTGTATCATAAGTATGAGTCAAATGGGTAATTTATATTCGAGTCTAAACTCTAAACGGGTCAGATCGAGTTGACAAATTCATATTGTCCTAAATTTTGAATGTTTACATAAATTATTAGCATTCAagatttataattttatattgaAACTTTTCTTCAAATTTATGTGAAAGGTGTATTTCTATGCACATAATTACACATATTCAAAAGATCTTTTAACCCCCTAAAAGTTGCCTCCCATTAGTTAGCAGTGTATTGATGGGGTCCTGGGAATTTTTTTTTTAGTAACGGGTTTTCACTGTTGAAAAGGCTGTTTTTCTGCATTCTTTCTAATAGAAACATTACATAGTTATTCACAATAACCATCTTTTTTCTTTCTAAGGTTCGATCAAACACTTTGGGAGCTGTCGGGTTTCTTGGTGATAGTAGACGAATGAATGTTGCTATAACCAGGGCCCGCAAACACGTGGCAGTTGTATGTGACAGCTCAACAATATGCCACAACACATTTCTAGCAAGGCTGCTGCGCCACATCAGATACTTTGGTCGAGTGAAACATGCGGAACCTGGTGGTTTTGGCGGGTCGGGCTTAGGCATGAACCCTATGTTGCCTTCGATAAGTTAAAAAGTGTCTCCAATACTCCGGTGTACATTCTTTCAGGAGATTGGTTTGTGTTGTATACCATTATTTATATTTCATAGCTGTAAATAAGAAACATAGATTTTGTCAATTTTACGGTATAGACAATCATTGAATTATAAGTACATTATTAAATTGTTATATTTGAATCCTAAGCTTTGCTTGCCTCGGCTATGAGTCTTCACCCTGAAAAACTTATAAGTTataaccttttctttttcttcgaGTTGTCAATCGCTCCCATAGATGCTCAGTGAGTGCATTTTTAAGTTTATAACTAGCCTTCTTTATCTTTAATAAGTTTGCACACCGACCTCTCGTAGCTCAAGAGTGGCTTGGCTTCCTAGTCATATGAAGGATGTCCgtggtatatattttttttttttgaatgaacCCGgttcatatatatgtatatatttatttactacaAAGATTGGTCAAAACACTTTTGACAAAAATGTATGCATACATATATGttagaaatatatatatgtacattTTTAGGCAACGGTAGCATAAGTAGCaatatataaaatatgaataGTGGATGGAGAGTTTTGAGAGTTTTGCAAGTTCTTCCAACCTTTCAAATGCAAGACCAAACCCTCATATAAATTGTGGATGGAGGTATATGCATGTTTGCCGAGTGCATGACATGCATAGTGCATGTGATGCAATTGGCCAAGATTCTTGGTACGCGACAAGTGGCGATGCAAGAGTGCATGCGCGATAAGTGGCGTAGCACGGATGCATGCATGACAAGTGGCGAGATGAGTGTTCTTGTCTCACCCGGTCCATGTACACGTCTCTCAGTTTAATATCCACGTatcgttcgtaattaccagttaaattagttaagtggattttagttcgttgctcatggtgtaactcttacgggtcaagacccggtcggcaacgttgacttatcgaaccagAC
This is a stretch of genomic DNA from Helianthus annuus cultivar XRQ/B chromosome 16, HanXRQr2.0-SUNRISE, whole genome shotgun sequence. It encodes these proteins:
- the LOC110915284 gene encoding DNA-binding protein SMUBP-2, coding for MPVMRVIGSGAGGVTVTADRVVGTDRWRIESMRRTLAPSQTLIRFRKFDFSLSSLVTSPLRLTVYNSLDKNTQTKPKPKPKQKPKLKPKTTFSISTGNRGSRKSTGGNSARQTDEYTDCKPIDVRSLSQNGDPLGRRDLGKCVVKWISQGMKAMATDFGAAELQGEFAEVRQRMGPGLTFVIQAQPYLSAVPMPCGLESVCLKACTHYPTLFDHFQRELRDVLQGLQGKGLVEDWQKTESWKLFKELAKSAQHRAIARKLTTPKTVHGVLGMELEKVKAIQSRIDDFSERMANLLRVERDSELEFTQQELDAAPTAASSDPNKPIEYLVSHGQAEQELCDTICNLFAVSTYTGLGGMHLVLFKVEGNHRLPPTTLSPGDMVCVRTCDSRGAAGAISGMQGFVNNLGEDGCSITVALESRHGDPTFSKLFGKSVRIDRIQGLADAVTYERNCEALMMLQKKGLHKHNPSIAVVATLFGDKDDIKWLENNSFTDWGESQLSETKSIQNFDSSQKQAISLGLNKKRPVLVVQGPPGTGKTGILKEIITRAVEQGERVLVTAPTNAAVDNMVEKLSNVGINIVRFGNPARISPVVVSKSLVEIVNIKLASFRSELERKRSDLRKDLRQCLKDDSLAAGIRQLLKQTGKQLKKKEKETVKEVLGSAQVVLTTNTGAADPIIRRLNAFDLVVIDEAGQAIEPACWIPILLGRRCILAGDQCQLAPVILSRKALEGGLGISLLEKAISLHDGILATKLTTQYRMNDAISSWASKEMYGGLLKSSEKVSSHLLVDSPFVQPTWITQCPLLLLDTRKPYGSLSPGCEEQLDLAGTGSFYNEGEADIVVQHVLSLIYSGVSPAAIAVQSPYVAQVQLLRDSLDEIPLARGVEIATIDSFQGREADAVIISMVRSNTLGAVGFLGDSRRMNVAITRARKHVAVVCDSSTICHNTFLARLLRHIRYFGRVKHAEPGGFGGSGLGMNPMLPSIS